AACTCGGCGAAATTGGCGCCCAACTCGCGATGGCGGTCTTCCAGTGGTCCCTTGAGTAGCTCCGGCGCATCGCTCACGCCATCCGACCCTAATCGTCACCCCTACCTGGCACACTCAGGTGGGTGGCCGATCTCCTGGACTTCGAGGCGCTAGAGGCCGCCGGGGTGGCCAACGCGCGCGAGCGGGCCGACCTGATCAAGTATCTGGACGACCTTGGCTTCACGACCGACGAGATGGTGGAAGCCGAACTGCGCGGCCGGCTGTTCGGCCTGGCCGGCGACGTGCTGTCCTGGTCGGGACGGCCGATCTACACGTTGCAGACCGCGGCCGACGAACTCGGGATCGCGGCCGAGGACGTCGCGCGCGCCTGGGCTTTACTCGGCCTGACCGTCGCCGGTCCCGATATTCCGGTGTTGAGCCAGGCCGACGTCGACGCCCTGGCCACCTGGCTGGCACTCAAGACCGTGGTCGGCCAGGACGGCGCATTGGGCCTGCTGCGGGTACTGGGCGCCGCGATGGCCCGGCTCGCCGAAGCCGAGGCGACGATGATCCGCGCCGGGACGCCGGACATCCAGATGACTCACACCCGCGATGAACTCGCCACCGCGCAGGCCTACCGGTCGGTCGCCGAGTTCATCCCCCGACTCGGTGCACTGATCGACATCGTGCACCGCCATCACCTGACCAGCGCTCGAACGCATTTCGAGGGTGTCCTTCGCGACACGTCCTCGGCCGTGGTGTGCGGTGTCGGCTTCGCGGATCTGTCCGGCTTCACCGCGCTGACGCAGGCACTGACGCCGGCGGAGTTGTCGCACATGCTCAACGAGTTCGCCGGCACCGTCTCCGACGTGGTACATGCCGACGGCGGCCGGATAGTGAAGTTCATCGGCGACGAGGTGATGTGGGTGAGTTCGGCGCCCGAGGCGCTGGTGCGGGCGGCGGTTGATCTCGTCGAGCACCCCGCGGCGCGCGAGGAGGGGCTACAGGTCCGCGCCGGGCTGGCATTCGGCACGGTGGTGGCCATCAACGGCGACTACTTCGGCAACCCGGTCAACCTGGCCGCCCGACTCGTGGCCGCCGCGGCGCCGGAACAGATCCTGGCCACCACCGAGCTGCGTGACAGGTTGCCGGAGTGGCCCGCGGTCGCGCGAGGCCCGTTGACACTCAAGGGTTTTGACGCTCCGGTCGCCGCGTTCGATCTGCACGCGGGGACGTAGCCGACCTAACCCCTACCCCGGTGACTAGGGTTATTACGCGTGAGTACCGAACCGGGATACCAGGCTCCTTCCGTCACTGTCGCCACGTCGCTGCCGAAACGTGGTGTGGGTTCGTCGGTATTGCTCGTGCCGGTCGTCTCGACCGGTGACGAAGACCGGCCGGGCGCGACCGTTGTCTGCGCCGAGCCCTTCCTGTCCACCGAAGCCGTCGCCGACATCGAAGCCGGCCTGCGGGCGCTGGACGCCACCGGCGGCAGTGAACAGGTACACCGGCTCGTCATACCGTCGCTTCCGGTGGCCAGCGTGCTCACGATCGGCCTGGGCAAGCCGCAATCCGAATGGCCCGCCGATACCATCCGGCGGGCCGCCGGGGTAGCCGCGCGCTCGCTGGGCAAGGCCGAAGCGGTGATCACCACGCTCGCCGAGCTGCCCGGCGAGGGCGTCGGCTCCGCCGCGGTCGAAGGGCTGATCCTGGGCAGCTACCGGTTCACCGCCTTCCGCAGCAGCAAGACCGCGCCCAAAGACCAAGGGCTGGGCAAAATCACCGTGCTCGCCTCGGACAAACAAGGGGCCAAAGAGGCCAAGCAGCAGAGCGAACACGGTGCGGCCGTCGCGACCGCGGTCGCCACCGCGCGCGACTTCGTCAACACCCCGCCCAGCCACCTGTATCCCGCCGAATTCGCCAAGCGCGCAAGGGCTTTAGGGGAATCTGTGGGCCTTGAAGTGGAGATACTGGACGACAAGGCGCTGCAAAGAGCCGGCTACGGCGGCATTGTCGGTGTAGGACAGGGCTCGTCGCGGCCCCCGCGGCTGGTGCGGTTGATCCACCGCGGTTCGAAGCTGGCCAAGAAACCGAAACAGGCCCGCAAGGTTGCGCTGGTCGGCAAAGGCGTCACGTTCGACACCGGCGGCATCTCGATCAAGCCGGCCGCCTCGATGCATCACATGACCTCGGACATGGGCGGTGCCGCCGCCGTGATCGCGACCGTCACGCTGGCCGCGCAGCTCGAGCTGCCGATCGACGTGATCGCCACCGTGCCGATGGCCGAGAACATGCCGTCGGCGACCGCGCAGCGGCCCGGCGACGTGCTCACCCAGTACGGCGGGATCACCGTCGAGGTGCAGAACACCGACGCCGAGGGCCGACTGATCCTGGCCGATGCCATCGTGCGCGCATGTGAAGACAACCCGGACTATTTGATCGAGACGTCCACGCTGACCGGCGCACAGACGGTGGCGCTGGGCGCCCGCATCCCCGGGGTGATGGGCAGCGACGAGTTCCGCGACCGGGTCGC
The DNA window shown above is from Mycobacterium sp. Aquia_216 and carries:
- a CDS encoding adenylate/guanylate cyclase domain-containing protein codes for the protein MADLLDFEALEAAGVANARERADLIKYLDDLGFTTDEMVEAELRGRLFGLAGDVLSWSGRPIYTLQTAADELGIAAEDVARAWALLGLTVAGPDIPVLSQADVDALATWLALKTVVGQDGALGLLRVLGAAMARLAEAEATMIRAGTPDIQMTHTRDELATAQAYRSVAEFIPRLGALIDIVHRHHLTSARTHFEGVLRDTSSAVVCGVGFADLSGFTALTQALTPAELSHMLNEFAGTVSDVVHADGGRIVKFIGDEVMWVSSAPEALVRAAVDLVEHPAAREEGLQVRAGLAFGTVVAINGDYFGNPVNLAARLVAAAAPEQILATTELRDRLPEWPAVARGPLTLKGFDAPVAAFDLHAGT
- a CDS encoding leucyl aminopeptidase, with product MSTEPGYQAPSVTVATSLPKRGVGSSVLLVPVVSTGDEDRPGATVVCAEPFLSTEAVADIEAGLRALDATGGSEQVHRLVIPSLPVASVLTIGLGKPQSEWPADTIRRAAGVAARSLGKAEAVITTLAELPGEGVGSAAVEGLILGSYRFTAFRSSKTAPKDQGLGKITVLASDKQGAKEAKQQSEHGAAVATAVATARDFVNTPPSHLYPAEFAKRARALGESVGLEVEILDDKALQRAGYGGIVGVGQGSSRPPRLVRLIHRGSKLAKKPKQARKVALVGKGVTFDTGGISIKPAASMHHMTSDMGGAAAVIATVTLAAQLELPIDVIATVPMAENMPSATAQRPGDVLTQYGGITVEVQNTDAEGRLILADAIVRACEDNPDYLIETSTLTGAQTVALGARIPGVMGSDEFRDRVAAISQAEGENGWPMPLPDDLKDDLKSQVADLSNISGQRFAGMLVAGVFLREFVADGVQWAHIDVAGPAFNTGSPWGYSPKGSTGVPTRTMFAVLEDICEKG